In a genomic window of Flavobacterium lipolyticum:
- a CDS encoding glycosyltransferase family 10 domain-containing protein: MKIVKLTFNYDWPLFRQTPNFSQIWGDYKFVIDDNLKECDFWIVYTDYKIKTEIVKCDPENVIFIPGECYNTSPKFSQKFLDQFGTIITVQKELKHRNIIYSHNANPWFIGKSFDELNSLATPDKTKLISVISSNKAFTEGHRKRMEFVEKLKEYFGDQLDVYGRGIADFEDKWDVLANYKYSIAIENDYCDDWVTEKLFDCIYTHTLPFYYGCPNLESIVNRESFIRISIDDFESSVKIIESAIKESEFEKRLELLKKESIDSLHRDNFFPFLVKILDDKNILSKKKFVKLKSDFEINKRNVLVGFLGKIKRVLVR; encoded by the coding sequence ATGAAAATAGTTAAGCTAACATTTAATTACGATTGGCCTCTTTTTAGACAAACTCCAAATTTCTCTCAGATTTGGGGAGACTATAAGTTTGTTATCGATGATAATCTGAAAGAGTGTGATTTTTGGATTGTATATACCGATTATAAAATAAAAACAGAGATTGTAAAGTGTGATCCCGAAAATGTAATTTTTATTCCAGGAGAATGTTACAATACTAGTCCTAAGTTTAGTCAAAAATTTTTAGATCAATTTGGTACAATTATTACGGTACAAAAAGAGCTAAAACATAGAAATATTATTTATTCGCACAACGCGAATCCATGGTTTATCGGGAAATCATTTGATGAGTTAAATTCTCTCGCAACGCCTGATAAGACGAAATTAATTTCTGTTATTTCATCCAATAAGGCTTTTACTGAAGGTCATCGAAAAAGAATGGAGTTTGTTGAAAAACTCAAGGAATATTTTGGGGATCAGTTGGATGTTTATGGCAGAGGTATAGCAGATTTTGAAGATAAATGGGATGTTTTAGCCAACTATAAATATTCAATAGCCATAGAAAATGATTATTGCGACGATTGGGTTACTGAAAAATTATTTGATTGTATTTATACTCATACTCTGCCATTCTATTATGGATGTCCAAATTTAGAAAGTATAGTTAATAGAGAATCTTTTATCAGAATTAGCATAGATGATTTTGAATCAAGTGTAAAGATAATTGAGTCCGCGATTAAAGAAAGTGAATTTGAAAAAAGATTAGAACTACTTAAAAAAGAGTCAATTGATAGTCTTCATCGCGATAATTTTTTTCCTTTTTTAGTTAAAATTTTAGATGATAAAAACATTCTTTCTAAAAAGAAATTTGTGAAATTAAAATCTGATTTTGAGATAAATAAGAGAAATGTTTTGGTCGGATTCTTAGGCAAAATAAAAAGAGTTTTGGTAAGATGA
- a CDS encoding ABC transporter ATP-binding protein yields the protein MERDIILKAENISKQYRLGEVGTGTLSHDINRWWHKIRGKENPYLKIGDTNDRSVKGNSDYVWALQDINFEVERGEVLGIIGKNGAGKSTLLKILSKVTAPTTGSIKSRGRIASLLEVGTGFNGEMTGRENIFLNGAILGMTKKEISSKLDEIIEFSGCERYIDTPVKRYSSGMTVRLAFAVAAFLEPEILVVDEVLAVGDAEFQKKAIGKMQDISREGGRTVLFVSHNMAAVKSLCTRGIVLENGTVKFNGDINEALDVYSNNSNATDHTVVFDSDTKRTGSRNIEFLSVEIRDQNQKLNHEFSIGDDLIIKFRLQNNTNEAKSEVGIQIKSSDEMPIFHIMGRDSNFELTHVEKQEEYVVSVKDIRLFPGIYTISFTSNTTTGHQIFDCIENALSFQIIDGGKYTIRSLPRAAGLFFLNPEWKKL from the coding sequence TTGGAAAGAGATATAATATTAAAGGCCGAGAACATTTCTAAACAATATCGTTTAGGAGAAGTAGGTACGGGAACTTTGAGTCATGACATCAATAGATGGTGGCACAAAATAAGAGGCAAAGAGAATCCATATTTAAAAATTGGTGACACGAATGACCGATCAGTTAAAGGCAATTCAGATTATGTCTGGGCACTGCAAGACATTAACTTTGAAGTGGAACGAGGAGAAGTTCTCGGAATTATTGGTAAAAACGGAGCAGGAAAATCAACACTTTTAAAGATACTTTCAAAAGTAACAGCTCCAACTACCGGAAGTATAAAATCTCGCGGCCGTATTGCTTCACTTCTCGAAGTCGGAACTGGTTTCAATGGAGAAATGACCGGAAGGGAAAATATTTTCTTAAATGGGGCGATTCTCGGAATGACTAAAAAAGAAATTTCCTCTAAGCTTGATGAAATTATTGAATTTTCAGGTTGTGAACGTTACATCGATACACCCGTAAAAAGATATAGCTCTGGAATGACAGTGCGCTTAGCTTTTGCTGTAGCAGCATTTTTGGAGCCCGAAATATTAGTGGTGGATGAGGTTTTAGCTGTTGGTGATGCCGAGTTTCAGAAAAAGGCTATTGGCAAGATGCAGGATATATCGCGTGAAGGTGGCAGGACTGTTTTGTTTGTGAGTCATAATATGGCGGCTGTAAAGAGTTTGTGTACAAGAGGAATAGTTTTAGAAAATGGAACTGTAAAATTTAATGGGGACATTAATGAAGCTCTAGATGTATATTCAAATAATAGTAATGCTACTGATCATACTGTTGTTTTTGATTCAGATACAAAACGAACTGGTAGCAGAAACATAGAGTTTCTCTCTGTAGAGATAAGAGATCAAAACCAAAAGCTAAATCACGAGTTCTCTATTGGAGATGATTTAATTATTAAATTCAGACTACAAAATAATACAAACGAAGCAAAATCTGAGGTCGGAATTCAGATAAAATCTTCAGACGAAATGCCTATTTTTCATATTATGGGGAGAGATTCAAATTTTGAATTAACCCATGTAGAAAAACAAGAAGAGTATGTTGTAAGCGTAAAAGACATAAGACTTTTCCCGGGGATATATACCATCAGCTTTACAAGTAATACTACTACAGGACACCAGATATTTGACTGTATTGAAAATGCATTGTCTTTTCAAATTATAGATGGAGGAAAATATACCATTAGAAGTTTGCCAAGAGCAGCCGGTCTTTTCTTTTTAAATCCGGAATGGAAAAAATTGTAA
- a CDS encoding ABC transporter permease, which translates to MNNISPDDWLFEITPKNKFFSLNLKEVWQYRDLLFLFVKRDVITVYKQTVLGPLWYLIQPLFTSITFTIIFNNVAGINTGTVPPFLFNLAGITVWNYFTACLTGTSDTFKANAAIFGKVYFPRIITPLSVVISNLVKFGIQFLIFIGFYVLYYFQGADLSLNGLVLVFPILVIIMGILGLGLGMLISAMVTKYRDFSHLIGFGIQLLMYLSAVMYPMELIKDKLPSYGWLVEYNPLAYIIETARFMLLNVGGISILGLAYTLVVTITVFFIGLLVFNKTEKSFIDTV; encoded by the coding sequence ATGAACAACATTAGCCCCGATGATTGGTTGTTTGAAATAACACCTAAAAATAAGTTCTTCTCGTTAAACTTAAAAGAAGTTTGGCAGTATCGAGACTTATTATTTCTTTTCGTAAAACGTGACGTAATCACGGTTTATAAGCAAACTGTTTTAGGTCCGCTTTGGTATCTGATTCAGCCATTGTTTACTTCAATAACTTTTACAATAATATTCAATAATGTTGCTGGGATTAACACAGGAACAGTTCCTCCATTTTTATTTAATCTGGCAGGAATAACAGTTTGGAATTATTTTACTGCTTGTCTTACCGGGACATCAGACACTTTTAAGGCTAATGCCGCGATTTTTGGGAAAGTATATTTTCCCAGAATCATTACTCCCCTGTCCGTTGTAATTTCAAATCTTGTAAAGTTTGGAATTCAATTTTTAATTTTTATTGGATTCTATGTTTTGTACTATTTTCAAGGAGCAGATTTAAGTTTAAATGGTCTTGTTTTAGTTTTCCCTATTTTAGTAATTATAATGGGAATTTTAGGATTAGGCCTCGGAATGCTTATCTCGGCAATGGTAACAAAATATCGCGACTTTAGTCATCTAATTGGTTTTGGTATACAATTATTGATGTATTTATCAGCAGTGATGTATCCTATGGAGCTTATTAAAGACAAATTACCTAGTTACGGTTGGCTCGTCGAATATAACCCGTTAGCTTATATTATTGAGACTGCCCGTTTCATGTTATTGAATGTTGGGGGAATTTCGATTTTAGGACTAGCGTATACTTTAGTTGTCACTATAACAGTATTTTTTATTGGACTTCTGGTTTTTAATAAAACGGAGAAAAGTTTTATAGATACTGTTTAA